One Cynocephalus volans isolate mCynVol1 chromosome 7, mCynVol1.pri, whole genome shotgun sequence genomic region harbors:
- the SLITRK6 gene encoding SLIT and NTRK-like protein 6, translated as MKLWIPLLCSSLLACVSLQSQSPMSSFRGSCGSLCNCEEKDGTMLISCEEKGIKQLSQISVPPSRPFHLSLLNNGLTMLHTNDFSGLTNAISIHLGFNNIADIETGAFNGLGLLKQLHINHNSLEILKEDTFHGLDNLEFLQADNNFITVIEPSAFSKLNRLKVLILNDNAIESLPPNIFRFVPLTHLDLRGNQLQTLPYVGFLEHIGRILDLQLEDNKWACNCDLLQLKIWLENMPPQSIIGDVVCNSPPFFKGSILSRLKKESICPTPPVYEEHEDPSGSLHLAVTSSVSDGRLSTKTTSILKSPTKAPGLIPYITKPSTHIPGTYCPIPCNCKVLSPSGLLIHCQERNIESLSDLKPPPHNPRKLILAGNIIHTLMKSDLVEYFTLEMLHLGNNRIEVLEEGSFMNLTRLQKLYLNGNHLTKLSGGMFLGLHNLEYLYLEYNAVKEILPGTFNPMPKLKVLYLNNNLLQVLPPHIFSGVPLTRINLKTNQFSHLPVSNILDDLYLLTQIDLEDNPWDCSCDLVGLQQWIQKLSKDTVTDDILCTSPEHLDKKELKALNSELLCPGLVNNPSLPTQTSYIIVTTPSTATNTAGTILKSLTDVVPLSVLILGLLIVFITIVFCAAGIVVLVLHRRRRHKKKQVDEQVRDNSPVHLQYSMYGHKTTHHTTERPSTSLYEQHMLSPMVHVYRSPSFGPKHLEEEEEKNEKEGSDVKHLQRSLLERENHSPLTGSNMKYRTTDQSREFLTFQDASSLYRNILEKERELQQLGITEYLRKNIAQLQPDMEVHYPGAHEELKLMETLMYSRPRKVLVEQTKNEYFELKANLHAEPDYLEVLEQQT; from the coding sequence ATGAAGCTGTGGATTCCTCTGTTATGTTCATCTCTCCTTGCCTGTGTATCTTTACAGTCCCAATCTCCAATGTCCTCATTTAGAGGCTCTTGTGGTTCTCTTTGCAATTGTGAGGAAAAAGATGGCACAATGCTAATAAGTTGTGAAGAAAAAGGTATCAAGCAGTTATCCCAAATAAGTGTGCCACCATCAAGACCTTTTCATCTAAGCTTATTAAATAATGGGTTGACAATGCTTCACACAAATGACTTTTCTGGACTTACCAATGCTATCTCAATACACCTTGGATTTAACAATATTGCAGATATTGAGACTGGTGCATTTAATGGCCTTGGCCTCCTTAAGCAACTTCACATCAATCACAATTCTTTAGAAATTCTTAAAGAGGATACTTTCCATGGACTGGACAACCTAGAATTCTTACAAGCAGATAACAATTTTATTACAGTGATTGAACCAAGTGCCTTTAGCAAGCTCAACAGACTTAAAGTGTTAATTTTAAATGACAATGCTATTGAGAGTCTTCCTCCAAACATATTTCGATTTGTCCCTTTAACCCATCTAGATCTTCGTGGAAATCAGTTACAAACCTTGCCTTATGTTGGTTTTTTAGAACACATTGGTCGAATATTGGATCTCCAATTGGAGGACAATAAATGGGCCTGCAACTGTGACTTATTGCAGCTGAAAATTTGGTTGGAAAACATGCCTCCACAGTCTATAATTGGTGATGTTGTATGCAACAGCCCcccatttttcaaaggaagcatACTAAGTCGACTGAAAAAGGAATCTATTTGCCCTACTCCACCAGTGTATGAGGAACACGAGGATCCTTCAGGATCATTACATCTGGCAGTAACGTCTTCAGTAAGCGATGGTCGCCTGTCAACCAAGACCACATCCATTTTAAAATCACCCACAAAAGCACCAGGATTGATACCTTATATTACAAAGCCATCCACCCACATTCCAGGAACGTACTGTCCTATTCCTTGTAACTGCAAAGTCTTGTCCCCATCAGGACTTCTAATCCACTGTCAAGAGCGCAATATTGAAAGCTTATCAGATCTAAAACCTCCTCCACACAATCCTAGAAAGCTTATTCTAGCAGGGAATATTATTCATACATTAATGAAGTCCGATCTAGTGGAATATTTCACTTTGGAAATGCTTCATTTGGGAAACAATCGTATTGAAGTCCTCGAAGAAGGATCATTCATGAATCTAACAAGGTTACAAAAGCTCTATCTAAATGGTAACCATCTGACTAAATTAAGTGGAGGCATGTTCCTGGGTCTTCACAATCTTGAATACTTATACCTTGAATACAATGCAGTTAAGGAAATATTACCAGGGACCTTTAACCCGATGCCTAAACTTAAAGTCCTCTATTTAAATAACAACCTCCTACAAGTTTTACCACCACATATTTTTTCAGGGGTTCCCTTAACTAGGATAAATCTTAAAACAAACCAGTTTTCCCATCTACCTGTAAGTAATATCTTGGATGATCTTTATTTACTGACCCAGATTGACCTTGAGGATAACCCTTGGGATTGCTCCTGTGACCTGGTTGGATTGCAGCAATGGATACAAAAATTAAGCAAGGACACAGTGACAGATGACATACTCTGTACTTCCCCAGAGCATCTTgacaaaaaggaattaaaagccCTAAATAGTGAACTTCTTTGCCCAGGTTTAGTGAATAACCCATCCCTGCCAACGCAGACTAGTTACATTATTGTCACGACTCCTTCAACAGCGACAAATACAGCTGGtactattttaaaatctcttacaGATGTCGTGCCACTCTCTGTTCTAATATTAGGACTGCTGATTGTGTTCATAACTATTGTGTTCTGTGCTGCAGGGATAGTGGTTCTTGTCCTGCATCGcaggagaagacacaaaaagaaacaggtaGATGAGCAAGTGAGAGACAACAGTCCTGTGCATCTTCAGTACAGCATGTATGGCCATAAAACAACTCACCACACAACTGAAAGACCCTCCACCTCACTCTATGAGCAACACATGTTGAGCCCCATGGTTCATGTCTATAGAAGCCCATCTTTTGGTCCAAAGCAtttggaagaggaagaagaaaagaatgagaaagaaggaagtgaTGTGAAACATCTCCAAAGAAGTCTCTTAGAACGGGAAAATCATTCACCACTTACAGGGTCAAATATGAAATACAGAACCACAGACCAATCAAGAGAATTTTTAACCTTCCAGGATGCCAGCTCTTTATATAGAAAcattttagagaaagaaagagaacttcAGCAACTAGGAATCACAGAATACTTAAGGAAAAACATTGCTCAGCTTCAGCCTGATATGGAGGTGCATTATCCTGGGGCCCATGAAGAGTTGAAATTAATGGAAACGTTAATGTACTCACGGCCAAGGAAGGTGTTAGTGGAACAGACTAAAAATGAGTATTTTGAGCTCAAAGCTAATCTACATGCTGAACCTGACTATTTAGAAGTCCTGGAGCAGCAAACCTAG